The following proteins are encoded in a genomic region of Bernardetia sp. MNP-M8:
- a CDS encoding TIGR01777 family oxidoreductase, producing the protein MKKILITGGSGLVGTRLTELLLASGNYEVMHLSRSGSHIPGVTVYEWDVEAGEMEEEAIQKADCVIHLAGTSIMEKAWIDSQKEKIIESRTLSTALLVEKLTVLDHHVKTYIGASAIGYYGFEKEHSRNLHKEDAPAGNDFLAQVCVEWEKAHAEVPSNIRSTIIRIGIVLSDKGGALVEMAKPVKAWAGAALGDGNQVVSWIHIDDLCRIFIKAIEDNKMTGTYNAVAPNPVTNAELTRIIANSLDKPLFLPNVPEPAMYLLLGQQAESVLRSIKASDDKIVKAGFEFDFVDAQKAVDDFYK; encoded by the coding sequence ATGAAAAAAATATTGATTACAGGAGGTTCTGGACTTGTTGGAACTCGCCTTACAGAGCTTTTATTAGCAAGTGGAAATTATGAAGTAATGCACCTTAGCCGTTCGGGAAGTCATATTCCAGGGGTTACAGTCTATGAGTGGGATGTAGAAGCTGGCGAAATGGAAGAAGAAGCCATCCAAAAAGCTGATTGTGTCATTCATTTGGCAGGAACTAGCATTATGGAAAAGGCTTGGATAGATTCTCAAAAGGAAAAAATAATAGAAAGTCGCACTCTCTCAACAGCTCTTTTAGTAGAAAAACTAACTGTTTTAGACCATCATGTTAAAACCTATATTGGAGCTTCTGCTATTGGTTATTATGGTTTTGAGAAAGAACATAGCCGTAATTTACATAAAGAAGATGCTCCAGCTGGAAATGACTTTTTGGCGCAAGTTTGTGTAGAATGGGAAAAAGCACACGCTGAAGTTCCTTCAAATATTCGTTCTACTATTATTCGTATCGGAATTGTTTTGAGTGATAAAGGTGGCGCACTTGTAGAAATGGCAAAACCTGTAAAAGCGTGGGCTGGTGCTGCGTTGGGAGATGGAAATCAAGTCGTTTCTTGGATTCATATTGATGACCTTTGTAGAATTTTTATCAAGGCAATTGAAGATAATAAAATGACAGGAACTTATAATGCTGTTGCTCCAAATCCTGTAACAAATGCAGAACTGACACGCATTATTGCAAATTCTTTAGATAAGCCATTGTTTTTGCCAAATGTTCCCGAACCTGCTATGTATTTGCTTTTAGGACAACAAGCAGAATCAGTTTTGAGAAGTATAAAAGCAAGTGATGATAAGATAGTAAAAGCAGGTTTTGAATTTGATTTTGTAGATGCTCAAAAGGCTGTTGATGATTTTTATAAGTGA
- a CDS encoding IS4 family transposase, with product MAKAKYASSGKVTKLVTVLSSHLTEFHFARVQFIGLFVIAVIKVGLGGLIQIATAFERNVECSSSLRRIERFLNHYNLDFKAITRLIVSLQGIDKWKDIVLCLDRSNWKVGKKNINILLLSAAYKNVSVPLIWSVFPKKGNSSTEERIELIERFLSIFPNLSISSIVADREFVGQKWFTYLSGKNFDFVMRLKSNFKATRKGKTKSIAAWCRGLAISETYHLEGVFIVNGVEVYLSVSRTQKGYIYLASPVFLENAFEIYKQRWEIETLFKALKTQGFKLENTKLTEPEKIAKLLALCSIAFVWCYKVGEWKHKKMKIRVCSNGYNEYSFFRYGLLEIKKILNNPISKETKFNQKIKVLSME from the coding sequence ATGGCAAAAGCAAAGTATGCTTCTAGTGGCAAAGTTACAAAATTAGTTACTGTTTTATCTTCTCATTTAACAGAGTTTCATTTTGCACGAGTTCAATTTATAGGTCTTTTTGTAATAGCTGTTATAAAAGTAGGCTTAGGAGGATTGATTCAAATTGCTACAGCTTTTGAACGGAATGTAGAGTGCAGCTCCTCTTTACGTCGTATTGAACGCTTTTTAAATCACTATAACCTTGATTTTAAGGCAATTACTCGTTTAATTGTTTCTTTACAAGGTATTGATAAGTGGAAGGATATTGTTTTATGTCTTGACCGTTCCAATTGGAAAGTGGGGAAAAAAAATATAAATATTTTGTTACTTTCAGCAGCTTATAAGAATGTTTCAGTGCCTCTTATTTGGTCTGTTTTTCCAAAAAAAGGAAACTCTTCTACTGAAGAACGCATCGAATTAATAGAACGTTTTTTATCTATTTTTCCTAACCTATCTATTTCTTCTATTGTAGCAGATAGAGAGTTTGTAGGTCAAAAATGGTTTACTTATTTATCAGGAAAAAACTTTGATTTTGTAATGCGACTAAAGTCTAATTTTAAAGCGACTAGAAAAGGTAAAACAAAGTCAATTGCAGCATGGTGTAGAGGACTGGCTATTTCAGAAACGTATCATTTAGAGGGTGTTTTTATAGTCAATGGTGTAGAAGTATATTTATCTGTAAGTAGAACACAAAAAGGATATATTTATCTGGCTTCACCTGTTTTTTTAGAAAACGCTTTTGAAATTTATAAACAACGTTGGGAAATAGAGACGCTGTTTAAAGCACTAAAAACACAAGGTTTTAAGCTAGAAAATACAAAATTGACAGAACCAGAGAAAATAGCTAAATTACTTGCTCTTTGTTCTATTGCATTTGTTTGGTGTTACAAAGTAGGGGAGTGGAAACATAAAAAAATGAAAATAAGAGTCTGTTCAAATGGATATAATGAATACTCTTTTTTCCGATATGGATTACTAGAAATCAAAAAAATACTCAATAATCCAATAAGTAAAGAAACTAAATTCAATCAGAAAATTAAAGTTTTGTCAATGGAGTGA
- a CDS encoding DUF5074 domain-containing protein has translation MKNLFYLFCLSCFFILSSCEIDGQSPIGIDEGEPSRDYQNGFFVVNEGNYDWGKATLTFIHQDGIDKGRVENNIFERVNNEPLGNVGQSMTIHNGKGYIVVNNSQKVEVVNPTTLDRIATIKNLHSPRHFIGINDSKAYVSTIYRDLIYVINLQTNEITKEIRTTEWTEKMAKLGDYIWVTSHDADKVWVIDSRNDEIIHTIATPAGSKSIVADEAQNRIWILATGSDTERARLITSSLSDVRSSESRVFEEEEKPQFLNIYNNDLYWISDTNLYQLSSFQIDSRLPQTAFIEGLGTVNTLIYNAVVSPKNGRLLFADALDYQQEGYIFEYDLQSKREVERYKVGVIPNDICFK, from the coding sequence ATGAAAAATTTATTTTACTTATTCTGTCTTTCTTGTTTTTTTATACTTTCATCATGTGAAATTGATGGACAATCGCCCATTGGTATAGATGAAGGCGAACCTTCAAGAGATTACCAAAACGGCTTTTTTGTAGTCAATGAAGGAAATTATGATTGGGGGAAAGCGACTCTTACTTTTATTCATCAAGACGGAATAGACAAGGGAAGAGTGGAAAATAATATTTTTGAAAGAGTAAATAATGAGCCTTTAGGAAATGTAGGACAATCAATGACTATTCATAATGGAAAAGGATATATTGTAGTCAATAATTCTCAAAAAGTAGAAGTCGTAAATCCCACAACTTTAGATAGAATAGCAACTATAAAAAATCTTCATTCGCCTCGTCATTTTATTGGAATAAATGATTCAAAAGCGTATGTAAGCACTATTTATAGAGATTTGATTTATGTCATTAATTTACAAACTAATGAAATAACAAAAGAAATTCGTACTACAGAATGGACAGAAAAGATGGCAAAACTAGGCGATTATATTTGGGTTACTTCTCACGATGCTGATAAAGTTTGGGTGATTGATTCAAGAAACGATGAAATTATTCATACCATTGCTACACCAGCAGGTTCGAAAAGTATAGTTGCTGATGAAGCACAAAATAGAATTTGGATTTTGGCAACAGGTTCGGATACGGAGCGAGCTAGATTGATTACTTCTTCACTTTCAGATGTACGTAGTAGCGAAAGTAGAGTATTTGAAGAAGAAGAAAAACCTCAGTTTTTGAATATCTATAATAATGATTTGTACTGGATTTCTGATACTAATTTGTATCAATTATCTAGTTTTCAGATAGACTCTCGTCTTCCTCAAACTGCTTTTATTGAAGGATTAGGAACAGTAAATACACTGATTTATAATGCTGTTGTTTCTCCTAAAAATGGACGTTTACTTTTTGCTGATGCTTTAGATTACCAACAAGAAGGCTATATTTTTGAATATGATTTGCAGAGCAAAAGAGAAGTAGAACGCTATAAAGTGGGTGTTATTCCGAATGATATTTGTTTTAAGTAG
- the hemB gene encoding porphobilinogen synthase, translating to MSFDFQSMRSRPRRNRQSAALRAMVEETSLSVADFIFPIFVIEGTNKKEPIASMPNIFRYSLDTLLEEIEECYNLGIRAFAPFPSLTDEHKDSLATSSHNPENIYLKTITAIKEKFPDVFVMTDVAMDPYSSDGHDGVYKDGKIINDETLEILGKMAVAQARAGADYVAPSDMMDGRVGYLRHALDKEGFQDVGIIAYTAKYASAFYGPFRDALDSAPRFGDKKTYQMNPANIREALLEAKLDIEEGADMIMVKPALSYLDVISRVNQNSHVPIVAYNVSGEYAMIKAGAEKGWIDGEKVMLEVLLSIKRAGAKVILSYFAKEVAQILSKK from the coding sequence ATGTCTTTCGATTTTCAATCTATGCGTTCTCGTCCTCGTCGTAATCGTCAATCTGCTGCTTTGCGTGCCATGGTAGAAGAAACTTCTCTTTCTGTTGCTGATTTTATCTTTCCTATTTTTGTCATTGAGGGAACAAACAAAAAAGAACCTATTGCTTCCATGCCTAATATTTTTCGTTATTCTTTAGACACCCTCTTAGAAGAAATTGAAGAATGTTATAATTTAGGAATTCGTGCTTTTGCTCCTTTCCCAAGTCTGACAGATGAACATAAAGATTCTTTGGCAACTTCTAGTCATAACCCTGAAAATATTTATTTGAAAACTATAACAGCCATAAAAGAGAAATTTCCAGATGTTTTTGTGATGACTGATGTAGCAATGGATCCTTACAGTAGCGACGGACACGATGGAGTTTATAAAGATGGAAAAATAATAAATGATGAAACATTAGAGATATTGGGTAAAATGGCTGTTGCACAAGCTCGTGCAGGTGCTGATTATGTTGCTCCTTCAGATATGATGGATGGACGAGTAGGATATTTGAGACACGCTTTAGATAAAGAGGGTTTTCAAGATGTGGGAATAATTGCTTATACAGCTAAGTATGCAAGTGCTTTTTATGGTCCTTTCAGAGATGCTTTAGATTCTGCACCTCGTTTTGGAGATAAAAAAACATATCAAATGAATCCTGCTAATATCCGTGAAGCTCTTTTAGAAGCTAAATTAGACATTGAAGAAGGAGCTGATATGATTATGGTTAAGCCTGCACTTTCTTATCTTGATGTTATTAGTAGAGTAAATCAAAATTCACATGTTCCAATTGTAGCTTATAATGTAAGTGGCGAATATGCGATGATAAAAGCAGGAGCTGAAAAAGGTTGGATAGATGGAGAAAAAGTTATGCTTGAAGTTTTGTTAAGTATAAAAAGAGCAGGTGCAAAGGTTATTTTGTCTTATTTTGCGAAAGAAGTTGCCCAAATTTTGTCTAAAAAGTGA
- a CDS encoding sigma-70 family RNA polymerase sigma factor: MKRTKKQLVYYDEQKQLLTEFCEGNEKAFSKLYQYYYGFVENYVCKNKGTTEDAQDIFQETLIVFLEKLKKEDFYLTASLKTYIIAISKNLWLNVLRKNKKTTVYSLANSDEDESEFNQKAIETILSNSFDIELENEKPMIDKLGDYFSRLTSHCQNLLSTIIEEEKSTEEIQKEFGYTTRHNLRNQKHKCVNQLKKVKALAESKT, translated from the coding sequence ATGAAAAGAACTAAAAAACAGCTTGTTTATTACGACGAACAAAAACAATTATTGACAGAGTTTTGTGAAGGAAATGAAAAAGCCTTTTCAAAACTCTATCAGTATTATTATGGCTTTGTAGAAAATTATGTTTGCAAAAACAAAGGCACAACAGAAGATGCTCAAGATATTTTTCAAGAAACATTGATTGTATTTTTAGAGAAACTCAAAAAGGAAGATTTTTACCTTACAGCTTCTCTAAAAACATATATTATTGCAATTAGTAAAAATTTATGGCTCAATGTTTTACGAAAAAACAAAAAAACGACTGTTTATTCTCTTGCTAATTCTGATGAAGACGAAAGTGAGTTTAATCAAAAAGCAATAGAGACTATTTTATCAAATAGTTTTGATATAGAATTAGAAAACGAAAAGCCAATGATAGATAAACTTGGAGATTATTTTTCTCGCTTGACTTCGCATTGTCAGAATTTACTTTCCACTATCATAGAAGAAGAAAAAAGTACAGAGGAAATTCAAAAAGAATTTGGTTATACTACTCGTCATAATCTTCGCAACCAAAAACACAAATGTGTCAATCAGCTAAAAAAAGTAAAGGCTTTAGCAGAATCTAAAACCTAA
- a CDS encoding SpoIIE family protein phosphatase codes for MNSKNYFSYLSAQFFTSLRNSFTLFMCALLVVISLGFCSKVEAQAIPTAEHYTIYDYHAHPQNWSVVQDDIGRIYVANTKGVLEYDGNTWRLIELPNLASVTALTKGEDGKVYIGATSEIGYLDSDSLGNKIYISLLDKMNEQDKKFSTIWKAFSTSDGIVFQSFEKIFWYKNGKFKTIAPNSAFHLAFQIKEKENKDSKLFVREWGKGLHHLTSKGLEFIAGSEIFADEKIYSILSKKTDTYFIVTEQKGIYTYTENIGFSSFPTKSDSLFKKSQVYCGIALADGNYAIGTRLAGILVFDSNFQFLYKISSKNGLKDDRVAYLYEDSNKQVWAALSNGISYIDVASSFRYFDKNTDINRNILSISPPYNQSLYIGTVQGIFKSNTDKAETIKEFTLLPYSERETWKLDVYKNILLGAQNPGIAWIEKRGVEELLAASNPFIQDFALVKNDTSHLIAASVEGLLLLRWQNNHWVFVNKIEGFTGAATKIIQDDKNDFWVSDYNRGVFRLQLDADFLTVTHSEFFGKLNGLPKNQGNHVFELDGKAIFGTLEGIYDFNENTFAAHPVFEKLIEKKAITIFEKDKNDNLWIVTQNEQNKFSSSQTLLVQLKKTDSSYQRYDAPFYKIKQIVQAVRPIDENLVLIGTNEGLISYDPLNTIADKQPFSAFITQIEHSGSKDSLLFATDFILNQKSNEQNNLSETKSINLPYELNSLRFSFGSSFFEQRSEVYYQTKLEPLDKNWSAWTTKTQDKFTNLSEGDYIFHLKAKNLYGVESEEVTFKFTIKTPWFRHPLFYLFIVLVIGFLVQYGIKIYTKRLKSEKNLLENTVRERTEDMRQAYFNTRVLSKLGQEITSTRSIDEITDMVYQHVSKLMDASVFAIGIHNEEDGTLEFPVAIENGEKLPFHFEDLDDTGRFAVWCFLNEQDLFINDSEVDYELYMSHRPKTTVGRVAPSLIYLPLKIKKKVIGVITVQSFEKNAYNDYHLNLLRSLAVYTGIAIENANSYHQINEQKDIIQDKNKQLIASINYAKRIQNAILPPLDAIQEEFEDTFVLFSPRDIVSGDFYYFNKINGKSIISAIDCTGHGVPGAFMSMIGYELLNEIILAKHITNPGKILDALHEGISKGLRQEQTFTQDGMDMTLCTWDKQTNILEIAAARNQMYLFNSEDKERVFEIEADRQSIGGKMDGDFEFKSQQIQIQKHDTVYLLTDGFQDQFGGLQDRKYLRRRLREFLQNHQHLSMTQQRRALQRELTEWKGDRDQVDDILIIGIRF; via the coding sequence ATGAATTCTAAAAATTACTTTTCTTATCTTTCTGCTCAATTTTTCACATCTCTTCGTAATTCTTTTACGCTTTTTATGTGTGCGCTTTTAGTTGTAATATCTTTAGGTTTTTGTTCTAAAGTAGAAGCACAAGCCATTCCAACAGCCGAACATTATACTATTTATGATTATCATGCACATCCTCAGAACTGGTCTGTGGTGCAAGATGACATTGGTAGAATCTATGTTGCCAATACAAAAGGAGTTTTAGAATACGATGGAAATACGTGGAGACTAATAGAGTTACCTAATTTGGCAAGTGTAACAGCTCTCACAAAAGGAGAAGATGGGAAAGTTTATATAGGAGCAACATCAGAAATAGGTTATTTAGATTCAGATTCATTAGGAAATAAAATTTATATTTCTTTGCTAGATAAAATGAATGAGCAAGACAAAAAGTTTTCTACAATATGGAAAGCCTTTTCTACCTCAGATGGAATTGTATTTCAATCTTTTGAAAAAATATTTTGGTATAAAAATGGAAAATTCAAAACGATTGCTCCTAATTCAGCTTTTCATTTAGCTTTTCAGATTAAAGAAAAAGAGAATAAAGACAGCAAATTATTTGTCAGAGAATGGGGGAAAGGGTTACATCATCTTACCTCAAAAGGATTAGAATTTATTGCAGGAAGCGAAATTTTTGCAGATGAAAAAATTTATTCTATTCTATCCAAAAAGACAGACACCTATTTTATCGTAACTGAGCAAAAAGGAATTTATACCTACACCGAGAACATAGGATTTTCATCCTTTCCAACAAAATCAGACTCTTTATTCAAAAAAAGTCAAGTATATTGTGGAATTGCTCTAGCTGATGGAAATTATGCCATCGGAACACGTTTAGCAGGAATTTTAGTCTTTGATTCCAACTTTCAATTTCTTTATAAAATCTCTTCCAAAAATGGTCTAAAAGATGATAGAGTGGCTTATCTTTACGAAGATTCAAATAAACAAGTATGGGCTGCACTCAGTAATGGTATTTCTTATATTGATGTTGCTTCTTCTTTTCGTTATTTTGATAAAAATACAGACATCAACAGAAATATTTTGAGTATTTCGCCTCCTTATAATCAAAGTCTTTATATAGGAACAGTTCAAGGAATCTTTAAGTCAAATACTGATAAAGCAGAAACAATAAAAGAATTTACTCTTTTGCCTTATTCAGAGCGAGAAACATGGAAATTAGATGTCTATAAAAATATTCTTTTAGGGGCGCAAAACCCAGGTATTGCGTGGATAGAAAAAAGAGGTGTAGAAGAACTTTTGGCAGCAAGTAATCCATTTATTCAAGATTTTGCTTTAGTAAAAAATGACACTTCACATTTAATTGCAGCTTCTGTTGAAGGTCTTTTACTTTTAAGATGGCAAAACAATCATTGGGTTTTTGTCAATAAAATTGAAGGATTTACAGGTGCAGCCACCAAAATCATTCAAGATGATAAAAATGATTTTTGGGTAAGTGATTATAATAGAGGAGTTTTCAGACTTCAATTAGATGCAGATTTTTTAACTGTTACACATTCTGAATTTTTTGGAAAACTTAATGGGCTTCCTAAAAATCAGGGAAATCACGTTTTTGAGTTAGATGGAAAAGCTATATTTGGCACACTAGAGGGAATTTATGATTTTAATGAAAATACATTTGCCGCTCATCCTGTTTTTGAAAAGCTAATAGAAAAAAAGGCAATTACTATTTTTGAAAAAGATAAAAATGATAATTTATGGATAGTAACACAAAATGAACAAAATAAATTTAGTAGTTCACAAACATTGCTGGTTCAACTAAAGAAAACAGATTCTTCTTATCAACGTTATGATGCTCCTTTTTATAAAATAAAACAAATTGTTCAGGCTGTCCGTCCAATTGATGAAAATTTGGTTTTGATTGGTACAAATGAAGGTCTAATTTCTTACGACCCTCTTAATACTATCGCAGACAAACAACCTTTTTCTGCTTTTATTACACAGATAGAACATAGTGGTTCAAAGGATTCGCTACTTTTTGCAACTGATTTTATACTTAATCAAAAAAGTAATGAGCAGAATAATTTATCAGAAACGAAAAGTATAAATTTACCTTATGAACTTAATTCCCTTCGTTTTAGCTTTGGAAGCTCATTTTTTGAGCAGCGAAGTGAAGTGTATTATCAAACAAAATTAGAGCCTCTAGATAAAAACTGGTCTGCTTGGACTACCAAAACACAAGACAAATTTACTAACCTTTCAGAAGGAGATTATATATTTCATCTTAAAGCAAAAAACTTATATGGTGTAGAAAGTGAAGAGGTAACTTTCAAGTTTACTATCAAAACACCTTGGTTTAGACATCCTTTGTTTTATCTTTTTATTGTCCTTGTAATTGGATTTTTAGTTCAGTATGGAATAAAGATTTATACAAAACGACTAAAATCTGAAAAGAATTTATTAGAAAATACGGTTAGAGAACGCACAGAAGATATGCGTCAAGCCTATTTTAATACTCGTGTATTAAGTAAATTAGGTCAAGAAATTACTTCTACCCGTTCGATTGATGAAATTACAGATATGGTTTATCAGCATGTCAGCAAACTGATGGACGCTTCTGTTTTTGCTATCGGTATTCATAACGAAGAAGATGGAACATTAGAGTTTCCTGTAGCAATAGAAAATGGAGAAAAATTACCTTTTCATTTTGAAGATTTAGATGATACAGGACGTTTTGCTGTGTGGTGTTTCCTAAATGAACAAGACCTTTTCATAAATGATAGTGAAGTAGATTATGAATTGTATATGTCGCATCGCCCCAAAACAACTGTTGGAAGGGTTGCTCCTTCTCTTATTTATCTTCCTCTCAAAATAAAGAAAAAGGTAATTGGAGTAATTACAGTACAGAGCTTTGAAAAAAATGCGTATAATGATTATCATTTAAACCTACTTCGTAGCTTAGCTGTCTATACAGGAATTGCCATTGAAAATGCAAATTCATATCATCAAATCAACGAGCAAAAAGATATTATTCAAGATAAAAACAAACAACTTATTGCTAGTATCAATTATGCAAAACGTATTCAAAATGCAATTCTTCCACCTTTAGATGCAATTCAAGAAGAATTTGAAGACACTTTTGTTTTGTTTTCACCTCGTGATATTGTGAGTGGTGATTTTTACTATTTTAATAAAATAAATGGCAAATCTATAATTAGTGCCATCGATTGTACGGGTCATGGCGTACCAGGTGCATTTATGTCAATGATAGGTTATGAACTATTAAATGAAATTATTTTAGCAAAGCATATCACAAACCCAGGTAAAATATTAGACGCTCTACATGAAGGAATTTCGAAAGGACTTAGACAAGAACAGACCTTTACACAAGATGGCATGGATATGACACTCTGCACTTGGGATAAACAAACAAATATATTGGAAATTGCTGCTGCAAGAAATCAAATGTATTTGTTCAATTCGGAAGACAAAGAAAGAGTGTTTGAAATAGAAGCTGACAGACAATCTATAGGTGGAAAAATGGATGGAGATTTTGAATTCAAATCACAACAGATTCAGATTCAGAAACACGATACTGTCTATTTACTTACTGATGGTTTCCAAGACCAGTTTGGAGGACTGCAAGATAGAAAATATTTACGTCGTCGTTTGAGAGAATTTTTGCAAAACCATCAACATCTTTCTATGACTCAGCAGCGAAGAGCATTACAGCGAGAACTTACAGAATGGAAAGGAGACAGAGATCAAGTAGATGATATTTTGATTATTGGGATACGTTTTTAG
- a CDS encoding PAS domain-containing protein: MSKANKIIDLLDLKEHIFIKINRESVIQNIFSDEGRISSFSKTDFKKFEELGGTKLVDYFPSELEPYINELVFKTFHSHIISSLTFNQILHTELPFSIKMQAMPLENLQVGIWISVYKEDYISTDFYERLPVMLLYLNDEDEVIWANQQFYRKSKFEAAQLVTEHVREFLKINLKISQRDALRTKETSTRTEYNLLCGDGSKLIVIVSAINQYDEEGKFLCTSVVLRDVTQMKHTQIELEYQKLSIDESAIVAAADVKGDIIYANDKFCEISKYSRAELLGQNHRILKSDHHSDEFFINMWQTISSGKVWRGEVCNINKEGNKYWVYTTIIPFLDEKNKPYRYQAIRFEITERKKLEAEIINYTQGLEKLVEERTQELNQKSELLKEAYEETIQQNEKLEAKNRYIQKSINYAKRIQDSILPKEELLPNTLKDYFIFFRPKDVVSGDFYWWYHNKKENCWVISAVDCTGHGVPGAFMSMIGSTLLDEIVKTKHITNPAHILKEMQEQIADILQQTITHNRDGMDMAIVTLNKEKQKIYVAGAKNPVFIVQNGNEYWVKGDRMSIGGKQLFSEEFTTHEFDWIRGTKIYLFSDGYQDQFGGEKGSKFMRKNLRELLSQNAHLSMREQKQILADTLEKWRSGYNQIDDILVMGFQL; the protein is encoded by the coding sequence ATGAGTAAAGCAAATAAAATAATTGATTTATTAGATTTAAAAGAGCATATATTTATAAAAATAAATAGAGAATCAGTTATTCAAAACATATTTTCTGATGAAGGAAGAATATCTTCATTTTCCAAAACTGATTTTAAGAAATTTGAGGAGTTAGGAGGTACAAAATTAGTTGATTATTTCCCCTCTGAGTTAGAACCTTATATTAATGAGTTAGTTTTCAAGACTTTTCATTCTCATATTATTTCTTCGCTTACTTTCAACCAAATTTTACATACCGAGTTGCCTTTTTCTATTAAAATGCAGGCTATGCCTTTAGAAAATTTGCAGGTAGGTATTTGGATTTCTGTTTATAAAGAAGATTATATTTCTACAGATTTTTATGAGCGACTCCCTGTGATGTTACTTTATTTGAATGATGAGGATGAAGTAATTTGGGCAAATCAGCAATTTTATAGAAAATCTAAATTTGAAGCAGCACAATTAGTTACCGAACATGTAAGAGAGTTTTTGAAAATTAATCTCAAAATTTCTCAGCGAGATGCACTAAGAACTAAAGAAACCTCTACACGAACAGAATACAATCTTTTATGTGGAGATGGAAGTAAATTGATTGTGATTGTGTCAGCTATTAATCAATATGATGAAGAAGGAAAATTTCTATGTACTTCTGTTGTTTTGAGAGATGTTACCCAAATGAAACATACACAAATCGAACTAGAGTATCAAAAATTATCCATTGATGAATCAGCTATTGTAGCTGCTGCTGACGTAAAAGGAGATATTATTTATGCCAATGATAAGTTTTGTGAAATATCGAAATATTCAAGAGCAGAACTATTAGGACAAAATCACAGAATTTTAAAATCTGACCATCATTCGGATGAGTTTTTTATTAATATGTGGCAGACTATTTCTTCTGGTAAAGTTTGGCGTGGAGAAGTTTGTAACATAAATAAAGAAGGAAATAAATATTGGGTTTATACCACAATTATTCCCTTTTTGGATGAAAAAAATAAACCTTATCGTTACCAAGCCATACGCTTTGAGATTACAGAACGGAAAAAATTAGAAGCTGAAATAATAAATTATACACAAGGACTAGAAAAATTAGTAGAGGAAAGAACCCAAGAACTGAATCAAAAATCAGAGTTATTGAAGGAAGCCTATGAAGAAACTATTCAACAAAATGAAAAATTAGAAGCAAAGAATAGATATATTCAAAAAAGTATCAATTATGCAAAGCGTATTCAAGATTCTATTTTACCAAAAGAAGAATTATTACCTAATACATTAAAAGACTACTTTATTTTTTTTCGTCCAAAAGATGTTGTAAGTGGTGATTTTTATTGGTGGTATCATAATAAAAAAGAAAACTGTTGGGTCATCAGTGCAGTAGATTGTACTGGACATGGAGTTCCAGGGGCATTTATGTCTATGATTGGAAGTACACTATTAGATGAGATTGTCAAGACAAAGCATATTACAAATCCTGCTCATATTCTTAAAGAAATGCAGGAACAAATTGCCGATATTCTTCAACAAACCATAACTCATAATAGAGATGGAATGGATATGGCTATCGTAACATTAAATAAAGAGAAACAAAAAATTTATGTTGCTGGTGCAAAAAACCCTGTTTTTATAGTACAAAATGGAAACGAATATTGGGTAAAAGGAGATAGAATGAGTATTGGTGGAAAACAACTTTTCTCTGAAGAATTTACTACTCACGAATTCGATTGGATAAGAGGAACAAAAATTTACCTTTTCTCAGATGGATACCAAGACCAATTTGGAGGAGAGAAGGGAAGTAAATTTATGCGAAAAAATTTAAGAGAACTCCTTAGTCAGAATGCACATTTGTCTATGAGAGAACAAAAACAAATTTTAGCTGATACATTAGAAAAATGGCGAAGTGGATATAACCAAATAGATGATATTTTGGTAATGGGATTTCAGTTATAA